Proteins from a genomic interval of Capsicum annuum cultivar UCD-10X-F1 chromosome 4, UCD10Xv1.1, whole genome shotgun sequence:
- the LOC107868683 gene encoding uncharacterized protein LOC107868683, whose amino-acid sequence MDRERDRYWRDRERDYNRYVPPYDQAKSNKSSAIDPEKFKTEVIQKILGYAKLMKKLMSKKNLIEGDTIEVTHRCSAIMDSKVAENKDDPGAFTIPCTIGTHEFAKALCDLGASINLMPFVIYKKLGFDTPNPTSMRLLMEDWSIKRLVGILFNVLMKVDKFILPKDFMVLDCEMDQEVPIILGRPFLAIGKAIVDLELGEIKFKVQEDEVSFKI is encoded by the exons atggaTCGTGAGCGGGATCGATATTGGAGAGATCGTGAACGTGACTATAACCGTTATGTCCCTCCTTATGATCAAGCTAAATCCAATAAATCTAGTGCCATTGACCCTGAAAAGTTCAAGACCGAGG TTATCCAAAAGATCCTGGGATACGCTAAGttgatgaaaaagttgatgtccaaGAAAAACCTTATTGAAGGTGATACTATTGAGGTCACTCATAGATGTAGCGCTATCATGGATAGTAAGGTTGCGGAAAATAAAGATGACCccggagcattcactattccttgcacaatTGGGACGCATGAatttgcaaaagctctatgtgaccttggtgcgAGCATCAACTTAATGCCTTTTGTCATATATAAGAAACTTGGTTTTGATACCCCGAATCCAACTTCTATGCGACTCTTGATGGAGGACTGGTCTATAAAAAGGTTGGTGGGTATATTGTTTAATGTTCTTATGAAAGTAGACAAGTTCATCCTACCGAAGGATTTCATGGTATTGGAttgtgaaatggaccaagaggtgcCTATTATTCTTGGTCGTCCTTTCTTAGCCATCGGGAAAGCCATTGTTGATCTAGAGCTGGGGGAGATAAAATTTAAAGTGCAAGAAGATgaggtctctttcaaaatttaa